One genomic segment of Armatimonadota bacterium includes these proteins:
- a CDS encoding type II secretion system protein codes for MPPRTRGRRGIALLEILVALSVFSLALLAIFAAFKAAMVGWQVAQQVTSEQQGARALLEWLSRRVRLVGVGYVEAPGSPAINHGSGSEIRFWADADGDGTAECHQVYLRGGVVYERTSTSDCTSGVERPLTSGLEAGRLEVTSLALTYFDASTVGDPRLPVPLSDPDRYLVRRIEIAVGFRGLRPGQAPFALSTQSVIRRER; via the coding sequence ATGCCCCCGCGGACGCGAGGCCGGCGAGGGATCGCCCTCCTGGAGATCTTGGTGGCGCTCTCGGTCTTCTCGCTGGCGCTGCTGGCCATCTTCGCGGCGTTCAAGGCCGCCATGGTGGGCTGGCAGGTCGCCCAGCAGGTCACCTCTGAGCAGCAGGGCGCACGCGCGCTCCTCGAGTGGCTCTCCCGCCGCGTGCGGTTGGTGGGCGTCGGGTACGTCGAGGCACCAGGGAGCCCTGCGATCAACCACGGGAGCGGGAGCGAGATCCGCTTCTGGGCCGATGCAGACGGTGACGGAACAGCGGAGTGCCACCAGGTCTACCTGAGGGGTGGAGTAGTCTACGAGCGGACGAGCACATCGGACTGCACCTCCGGGGTGGAGCGGCCGCTCACCTCCGGGCTGGAGGCAGGCCGGCTGGAGGTCACCTCGCTTGCTCTCACCTACTTCGACGCCTCGACGGTCGGCGACCCGCGGCTGCCGGTGCCGCTGTCCGACCCTGACCGCTACCTGGTCAGGCGGATCGAGATCGCCGTCGGCTTCCGTGGCCTGCGCCCCGGCCAGGCGCCGTTTGCCTTGTCCACCCAGTCCGTCATCAGGAGGGAGAGGTAG